The following proteins are encoded in a genomic region of Parachlamydiales bacterium:
- a CDS encoding KH domain-containing protein, producing MKEFVAYIVKNLVDHPDKVKINEIGGTQTLIIELSVEKSDIGKIIGKKGKTINAIRTLLMSVASRNGIRVSLEILEDEH from the coding sequence ATGAAAGAATTTGTAGCTTACATAGTAAAAAACCTAGTCGATCACCCAGACAAGGTAAAGATTAATGAAATTGGGGGGACTCAAACCCTGATCATCGAATTGTCAGTAGAGAAATCCGACATCGGTAAAATCATTGGCAAAAAAGGTAAAACAATTAACGCTATCCGTACTTTGTTAATGTCGGTTGCTAGTCGCAATGGCATTCGAGTTAGCTTGGAAATCTTGGAAGACGAGCATTGA
- the dtd gene encoding D-aminoacyl-tRNA deacylase has translation MRLLIQRVSSASVTVEGERVSAIQKGLLVLLGIHRDDTAAPIPWLINKLLNLRIFNDMEDKMNLSIQDVKGEILLISQFTLYADCSRGRRPDFFHAAGGSQALTLYEFFIQELKKAHFPSAFGIFGADMKVELNNDGPVTVLVEKGPDYSGTIS, from the coding sequence ATGCGTTTATTGATACAGCGTGTCAGCTCTGCAAGTGTAACGGTAGAAGGTGAGCGTGTCTCCGCAATTCAGAAGGGATTGCTTGTTCTTCTGGGGATTCATCGTGATGATACTGCCGCACCTATTCCATGGTTGATCAATAAATTACTTAACTTACGTATTTTCAATGATATGGAAGATAAAATGAATCTCTCCATCCAGGATGTAAAAGGCGAGATTCTACTTATAAGCCAATTCACTCTTTATGCCGACTGCTCTAGAGGAAGGCGCCCTGATTTTTTCCACGCTGCAGGGGGATCCCAAGCATTAACTCTCTACGAATTTTTCATTCAAGAATTGAAAAAAGCTCATTTTCCATCGGCGTTTGGAATATTCGGGGCCGACATGAAAGTTGAACTTAATAACGACGGACCCGTGACTGTTCTGGTAGAGAAGGGTCCTGATTATTCAGGGACAATAAGTTAA
- a CDS encoding NYN domain-containing protein — MRYLIDGYNLAFRLYSSKHSLQQKRFLSITELSEKVAALNIEAAIIFDAQHTLDESSRGHYAGLEVHFTNHNETADEYIINAIDEFKTPSKITVVTSDRELTHRARLKGAHSINIETFALWLDKRFKNSFQKIKKVAKPQPPPLQKPPPVKKKVQKTTPVEECLEYYIEAFSVNMPTQEPLPKTLSKLKKKVHPEAIPTGQKVEEDLWKYYLKAFEEMRDS; from the coding sequence ATGCGCTACCTCATCGATGGATATAACCTCGCATTCCGATTATATTCCTCGAAGCACTCTCTCCAACAAAAAAGATTTTTAAGCATCACTGAGTTAAGTGAAAAAGTTGCTGCCCTCAATATCGAAGCAGCGATTATTTTTGATGCACAGCATACCTTAGATGAAAGTAGCCGCGGGCACTATGCAGGCCTGGAAGTTCACTTTACTAACCACAATGAAACTGCAGATGAATATATCATCAACGCCATCGATGAATTCAAAACCCCTTCTAAAATTACTGTGGTCACTTCTGATAGGGAGCTCACCCATCGGGCACGCCTTAAAGGAGCCCACTCTATTAACATAGAGACATTCGCCCTTTGGTTGGATAAGCGTTTCAAAAATAGCTTTCAGAAAATAAAGAAAGTAGCAAAACCTCAACCTCCTCCTCTACAGAAACCCCCGCCTGTTAAAAAAAAGGTGCAAAAAACCACTCCCGTTGAAGAGTGTTTAGAGTACTATATTGAAGCGTTTAGCGTGAACATGCCCACCCAAGAGCCTCTTCCAAAAACCCTTTCGAAATTAAAAAAGAAAGTCCATCCTGAAGCTATTCCTACCGGTCAAAAGGTAGAAGAAGACCTTTGGAAATACTACTTGAAAGCTTTTGAAGAGATGAGAGATTCATAA
- a CDS encoding glycosyltransferase: MNKTIGICVLTLNGEKHLHSCLTPLLKSDLKPRVLVIDSSSSDLSVSIAKSLGAETLVIPRHQFNHGTTREMGRKHLNTDIVVMVTQDAYACDEYVLGKLVQPLLEGNASASYARQLPHSGAEIFESFHRQYNYPPESELRTLKDLPKKGKKIYFFSNSFSCYLNSALDEIGGFEHLLLGEDTLAAARLLHQGHAIAYTADALVHHSHRYGLKEEFQRHFDTGYARYNFDKVIACTQSDNAQGKAYMQKLMQYAWQHSPQSLPYAVLLILTKWTGYTLGRWGHRMPPSYNRFFSAYKGFWQRS, encoded by the coding sequence ATGAACAAAACTATCGGCATCTGTGTGTTAACTTTAAACGGAGAAAAGCATCTTCACTCTTGCCTTACTCCACTTCTTAAATCTGATTTAAAGCCTCGTGTTCTCGTTATCGATTCTTCCTCCTCCGATCTAAGCGTCTCTATCGCAAAGTCACTAGGGGCTGAAACGTTAGTGATCCCACGCCACCAATTCAATCATGGCACCACTAGGGAAATGGGACGCAAACATTTAAATACAGATATTGTAGTGATGGTGACGCAAGACGCCTATGCCTGCGATGAGTATGTCCTAGGGAAACTAGTCCAACCTCTTTTAGAAGGGAATGCCTCCGCATCTTATGCACGTCAACTACCTCACAGCGGAGCAGAGATCTTTGAAAGTTTCCACCGTCAGTATAACTACCCTCCCGAGAGCGAACTTCGCACCTTGAAGGATTTACCTAAGAAGGGCAAAAAAATCTATTTTTTCTCCAACTCATTCTCATGCTACTTGAATTCTGCTCTAGATGAAATCGGGGGATTTGAACATCTCCTCCTAGGAGAAGACACCCTCGCTGCTGCACGCCTGCTTCATCAAGGACATGCAATAGCATATACTGCGGATGCCCTAGTGCATCACTCCCATCGTTATGGACTAAAGGAAGAGTTCCAACGCCACTTCGATACGGGCTACGCGCGCTACAATTTTGATAAAGTGATTGCCTGCACCCAAAGCGATAACGCTCAGGGAAAAGCTTATATGCAAAAATTGATGCAGTATGCATGGCAGCATTCCCCGCAATCGCTACCTTATGCCGTTCTTCTCATCCTAACCAAATGGACGGGATATACTCTCGGTCGTTGGGGACATAGGATGCCCCCCTCCTACAATAGGTTCTTCAGTGCATATAAGGGTTTCTGGCAAAGAAGTTGA
- the rdgB gene encoding RdgB/HAM1 family non-canonical purine NTP pyrophosphatase — MELVLATTNIHKIREYKAMFHGLPHIDLLTLHNFPHYVQPEETGKSFQENASIKAEHAAKTLQKWVIADDSGLVVPALKGDPGVHSRRYADVNASDIENTKKLLKEMTDFKDLQRAGFYECAIALSGPDGYLKVVTGICEGMIAEEERGNNGFGYDSVFSKHDYGGKTFGELQEDLKNKVSHRGKALEKILLFLQSKIK; from the coding sequence ATGGAACTTGTCCTAGCCACAACTAATATACACAAAATTCGTGAATACAAGGCAATGTTCCATGGTTTACCGCATATAGACCTCTTAACTCTGCATAACTTTCCCCATTACGTACAGCCGGAAGAAACCGGTAAATCCTTCCAAGAAAACGCCAGTATTAAAGCTGAACATGCTGCCAAAACTCTCCAAAAATGGGTCATAGCTGATGATTCAGGCCTGGTTGTCCCCGCTCTTAAAGGAGACCCGGGTGTACATTCCCGCCGCTATGCAGATGTTAATGCTTCTGATATTGAGAACACTAAAAAACTTCTCAAAGAAATGACAGATTTCAAAGACCTGCAAAGAGCAGGTTTCTATGAATGTGCTATTGCTCTATCAGGTCCTGATGGCTATCTAAAAGTTGTTACTGGGATTTGCGAAGGCATGATTGCCGAAGAAGAAAGAGGCAATAATGGATTTGGTTACGATTCCGTTTTTTCCAAACATGACTATGGCGGCAAAACATTCGGTGAACTGCAGGAAGACTTAAAAAATAAGGTCTCTCATCGCGGCAAGGCTTTAGAAAAAATATTGCTCTTTTTACAGTCAAAAATTAAGTAG
- a CDS encoding rod shape-determining protein MreC — MKKRSYTYLILPLAALILVLNISRMQVENIQGWVMKISAPLWNIFQSPEPSTDIYYPDTIASLEAENNYLRTLIQQELQLLDKLSTAAFDQATDKHRRILEENLRQQLEGLPARVIYRTTAAWNSSLWIDVGTEDNQTVGSPVISKNSPVLSKGAVVGVIDYVGEKQSRVRLITDSGLTISVRAARGGWRDQWLAEMLNTLQRQLSSRNELFDASEEKDRMLDDLAMLGGKLQSEAGTILMAKGELNGSSAPLWRSPGQRLKGIGFNYDFPDEEGPARDLRSGAPEGSINQDKALPVLKVKDLLMTTGYDGVFPPGLPVGEVVHIQPLGEGDYYYSLEALPAAGNLDDLSYVLVLPSNGYDKSDLPPPVLWDNRTKLNKLK, encoded by the coding sequence ATGAAAAAACGGTCCTATACTTACCTGATTTTGCCTTTAGCGGCCCTTATCCTAGTGCTGAATATCTCTCGGATGCAAGTGGAGAATATCCAAGGATGGGTGATGAAAATTTCCGCCCCCCTTTGGAATATTTTTCAAAGCCCTGAACCTTCTACAGATATCTATTATCCAGATACGATTGCTTCGTTAGAAGCGGAAAACAACTATTTGCGCACATTGATACAACAAGAGCTCCAACTCTTGGATAAGTTATCCACAGCAGCTTTTGATCAGGCGACAGACAAACACCGTAGAATTTTGGAAGAAAATCTACGTCAGCAGTTGGAAGGACTCCCTGCTCGCGTTATATACCGCACTACAGCCGCATGGAATAGTTCGTTATGGATTGATGTCGGTACTGAAGACAACCAGACAGTCGGATCGCCCGTCATCTCGAAAAATAGCCCCGTCCTTTCTAAAGGCGCTGTTGTCGGTGTGATCGACTATGTGGGGGAAAAACAAAGCCGAGTGCGATTAATCACTGATTCAGGCCTAACAATATCTGTCAGGGCAGCCCGCGGAGGCTGGCGGGATCAATGGTTAGCAGAGATGCTAAATACCCTTCAAAGGCAGCTTTCCTCCCGCAACGAGCTATTTGATGCTTCGGAAGAAAAAGACCGGATGCTGGATGACCTGGCTATGCTCGGGGGCAAACTTCAATCTGAAGCCGGCACCATCCTTATGGCTAAAGGTGAGTTAAATGGTTCCAGCGCCCCTTTATGGAGATCCCCTGGTCAGCGCTTAAAAGGGATCGGTTTCAACTATGATTTTCCCGATGAGGAAGGCCCTGCCCGTGATTTGCGTTCAGGAGCACCTGAAGGCTCTATAAACCAAGACAAAGCCCTACCCGTCCTCAAGGTAAAAGATCTACTCATGACAACCGGCTACGATGGGGTTTTTCCCCCAGGACTCCCCGTCGGAGAGGTAGTTCACATTCAGCCCTTAGGCGAAGGGGATTATTACTATAGCCTGGAAGCATTACCTGCAGCGGGAAATCTTGACGACCTCTCTTATGTTCTAGTATTACCTTCCAATGGCTACGATAAGTCAGACCTTCCTCCACCCGTACTGTGGGATAACCGCACTAAGTTAAATAAATTGAAATAA
- a CDS encoding RecX family transcriptional regulator, with amino-acid sequence MNDEDQYSFAKKQAVRKLTRQSQSGNKLRKALIEKEISEEVVDQVINDFTAAGYINDEEYAIRLIHREMERFRGPRWIKQKLYAQGISSSLSDKLLTEHYPREIQTEKAKALLGKKKCDPRKQYGLLVRNGFNPDVVYDSNYQ; translated from the coding sequence ATGAACGATGAAGACCAGTATTCTTTCGCAAAAAAACAAGCCGTCCGCAAGTTAACTCGTCAAAGTCAGTCGGGAAATAAACTACGCAAAGCCCTTATCGAAAAAGAAATTTCTGAAGAAGTCGTCGATCAAGTGATCAACGACTTCACAGCAGCCGGCTACATTAACGATGAAGAATATGCTATTCGATTGATTCATCGTGAAATGGAACGCTTCCGCGGGCCGCGTTGGATTAAACAAAAACTGTATGCCCAAGGCATTTCTTCCTCTTTGTCAGACAAACTCCTTACCGAACACTATCCTAGAGAAATACAGACGGAGAAAGCCAAAGCCCTCCTTGGAAAGAAAAAATGCGATCCTCGTAAACAATATGGATTGTTAGTCAGAAATGGATTTAATCCCGATGTCGTGTATGATTCGAATTACCAATGA
- the mutY gene encoding A/G-specific adenine glycosylase, with the protein MSKNAVKKLRKWFLDNARDLPWRGNPTPYQVWVSEVMLQQTQVSVVIPYYLLWMERFPDVKSLAKAPLEEVIKTWEGLGYYSRARNLHEGAKYVLENFEGELPCCPIALRSIKGLGPYTVGAILNFAFHKKAAAIDGNVQRVVARYYGIEEEISKASTQAQVLRAVEELLPDEDPWVISEALIELGAKVCTRQPLCRECPLQENCVARLQKKTALIPKKKDRAATIPLHRITGIVWANDSILIRKVQEGKIMGGLYEFPYVQVVDVPSTADPLIEWLNAHGMTVDRINPLTVQKHGFTNYQACLYAYQIRVLIQSDIKGYLWVKVEDVHTLPFPSGHRNLKKYL; encoded by the coding sequence TTGAGTAAAAACGCAGTAAAAAAACTTAGAAAATGGTTTCTAGACAATGCCCGCGATCTTCCGTGGCGTGGTAATCCTACACCTTATCAAGTGTGGGTGTCAGAGGTTATGCTGCAACAGACCCAAGTTTCCGTCGTTATCCCGTACTATCTCCTCTGGATGGAACGTTTTCCTGATGTCAAAAGTCTTGCAAAAGCACCTTTAGAAGAAGTTATTAAGACTTGGGAAGGTTTAGGCTATTATAGCCGCGCTAGGAATCTCCATGAAGGGGCAAAATACGTTTTAGAAAACTTTGAGGGCGAGCTTCCCTGTTGTCCGATAGCTTTAAGATCAATAAAAGGGCTGGGGCCCTATACAGTAGGGGCGATATTGAATTTTGCTTTCCATAAGAAAGCTGCCGCTATCGATGGCAACGTGCAAAGGGTGGTAGCCCGATATTATGGTATAGAGGAAGAAATTTCGAAAGCATCCACCCAAGCTCAGGTTTTGCGTGCTGTAGAGGAATTATTACCGGATGAAGATCCGTGGGTTATCTCGGAAGCCTTAATAGAACTGGGTGCGAAAGTCTGCACCCGTCAGCCTCTCTGCAGAGAATGTCCATTGCAAGAGAATTGCGTCGCTAGGCTCCAAAAAAAAACAGCTCTTATTCCAAAAAAGAAGGATAGGGCTGCTACTATCCCACTTCATCGTATCACAGGAATCGTTTGGGCTAATGATTCTATCCTGATTCGAAAAGTGCAGGAGGGAAAGATAATGGGGGGATTATATGAATTCCCTTACGTTCAAGTCGTCGACGTGCCTTCCACTGCCGACCCGTTGATAGAATGGTTGAATGCCCATGGTATGACGGTAGACCGGATCAATCCGTTGACAGTACAAAAACATGGATTCACAAATTACCAAGCCTGTCTTTATGCCTATCAAATAAGAGTACTTATTCAAAGCGACATAAAAGGCTATCTTTGGGTTAAGGTAGAGGATGTGCATACCCTTCCCTTTCCCTCAGGACACCGCAATCTCAAAAAATATCTTTAA
- a CDS encoding class I fructose-bisphosphate aldolase codes for MSAAKKQSGPLNYDQIRSFLGKEANDLLDHTSQTIKKKDLVLPNPNWVDEVTMFSDRNVRVLGNLQRLFDHGRLGGTGYVSILPVDQGIEHSAGASFAPNPLYFNPENIVKLAIEAGCNGVASTLGVLGNVARRYAHRIPFILKINHNELLSYPNKFDQVLFANVQQAYDMGAVAVGATIYFGSPESPRQIQEISEAFAHAHELGMATILWCYLRNSAFKVDGVDYHTSADLTGQADHLGATIGADIVKQKLPTNNGGYKALNKDKKGSYGKYSDLMYSQLSSDNPIDLTRYQLINSYNGRVGLINSGGASTEDDWQDGIRTAVINKRAGGMGLIMGRKAFQRPMDEGIKLTNAIQDVYLCKEVSIA; via the coding sequence ATGTCTGCTGCAAAAAAACAATCAGGACCACTTAATTATGACCAAATCCGCTCCTTTCTAGGAAAAGAAGCAAACGATTTATTGGACCATACATCGCAGACTATCAAAAAAAAAGATTTAGTGCTCCCTAATCCAAACTGGGTCGATGAAGTCACTATGTTTAGCGACCGCAATGTGCGTGTTTTAGGGAATTTGCAGCGGTTGTTTGATCACGGACGCTTAGGAGGAACAGGCTATGTTTCCATTCTCCCCGTTGATCAAGGCATAGAGCATTCAGCCGGCGCATCCTTTGCACCTAATCCACTCTATTTCAACCCGGAAAATATTGTTAAATTGGCGATAGAAGCAGGATGTAACGGCGTAGCTTCCACATTGGGAGTATTAGGCAATGTAGCACGCCGCTATGCACATAGAATTCCATTTATCCTCAAAATAAATCACAATGAGCTCCTTTCCTATCCAAACAAATTCGACCAGGTCTTATTTGCTAATGTGCAGCAAGCTTATGATATGGGCGCTGTCGCAGTAGGAGCTACCATTTATTTTGGCTCCCCTGAAAGTCCGCGTCAAATTCAAGAAATCAGTGAAGCATTTGCTCATGCCCATGAATTGGGGATGGCAACCATTTTGTGGTGTTACCTTCGTAACAGCGCATTCAAAGTAGATGGAGTAGATTACCATACAAGTGCAGACCTGACAGGTCAAGCGGATCATCTAGGCGCTACAATAGGGGCGGATATTGTAAAGCAAAAACTCCCGACAAATAATGGCGGGTATAAGGCCTTAAACAAAGATAAGAAAGGCAGCTATGGGAAATATAGTGATCTGATGTATTCCCAGCTGTCTTCGGATAATCCCATTGACTTGACGCGGTATCAGCTGATCAATAGCTATAATGGAAGAGTAGGTCTTATTAATTCCGGCGGTGCATCGACAGAAGACGATTGGCAGGATGGAATCCGTACTGCAGTGATCAACAAGCGTGCGGGTGGAATGGGACTGATAATGGGCAGAAAAGCATTTCAGCGTCCAATGGATGAGGGGATCAAGCTTACGAATGCTATTCAGGATGTCTATCTTTGCAAAGAAGTGTCTATTGCTTAA
- a CDS encoding aromatic amino acid transaminase, translated as MDIYHQLEVKSEDPILGIPALFRADTHAQKVNLGIGSYQNEEGKPFVFKSVRAAESQIFDSQMDKGYLPILGDKVFIEEVSKVILGEDAPCLTEKRFIAAQSIGGSGAIRIAAEMLFFCGIKKIFIPTPSWPNHHTLVCHEGIQTELCPYYDNKTRQIDFDKLCDSISHMPARSALLLQSSCHNPTGIDLSNDQWTSLCALLKGKDIVPIIDMAYQGMGDSLSEDAFGLRLFAKELTPLFCISFSKNFGLYGERTGLFGLVLPDTESTKKVESNLKVIVRASYSNPPLYGARIIRTILQSPTLKLMWEQELTEIRHRLRVLRKAIVDELKQQNPHTDYSFFLGGKGFFSLTGLSKEQVLSLREESGVYIPENGRINIAGLNQSNIPLVAKAITLATR; from the coding sequence ATGGATATATATCATCAGCTTGAAGTAAAATCTGAAGATCCCATCTTAGGCATACCTGCCTTATTTAGGGCTGATACACATGCCCAGAAGGTTAATTTAGGAATCGGATCCTACCAGAACGAAGAGGGAAAACCTTTCGTATTCAAGTCTGTCAGGGCCGCTGAAAGTCAGATTTTTGACAGTCAGATGGATAAGGGATATCTTCCTATCCTTGGTGATAAGGTATTTATTGAAGAAGTAAGCAAAGTTATTTTGGGCGAAGACGCCCCCTGTCTTACGGAGAAGCGATTTATTGCGGCGCAATCTATCGGCGGCTCTGGAGCAATACGTATCGCAGCTGAAATGCTATTTTTTTGCGGAATAAAAAAAATATTCATTCCTACCCCCAGTTGGCCCAATCACCATACCCTAGTTTGCCATGAGGGTATTCAAACTGAGCTTTGTCCCTATTACGATAATAAGACACGCCAGATAGATTTTGATAAACTTTGCGACAGTATCTCACACATGCCTGCTCGCAGTGCGCTGCTACTGCAAAGTTCTTGCCATAACCCTACAGGCATAGACTTAAGCAATGATCAGTGGACGTCTCTATGTGCGTTATTAAAAGGAAAGGACATCGTACCCATCATCGACATGGCTTATCAGGGTATGGGAGACAGCTTAAGTGAGGATGCTTTCGGCTTGCGTCTATTTGCAAAAGAACTTACCCCCCTATTCTGCATCTCTTTCTCCAAGAATTTTGGCCTTTACGGCGAGCGGACAGGCCTATTCGGCTTAGTCCTACCCGACACAGAATCTACAAAAAAAGTTGAAAGCAATTTAAAAGTCATCGTTAGAGCAAGCTATTCCAACCCCCCACTTTATGGAGCGCGGATCATTAGAACGATATTGCAATCTCCCACATTGAAGCTTATGTGGGAGCAAGAGCTTACTGAAATCCGCCACCGTCTACGCGTATTACGAAAAGCTATTGTAGATGAACTTAAACAACAAAACCCCCATACCGACTATTCTTTTTTCTTAGGAGGCAAGGGTTTCTTCTCCCTCACCGGATTATCTAAAGAACAAGTACTAAGTCTGCGTGAAGAAAGCGGCGTATACATTCCTGAAAATGGCAGGATCAATATTGCCGGCTTGAACCAAAGCAACATCCCCCTCGTAGCCAAAGCCATAACACTTGCAACTCGATAA
- a CDS encoding DNA topoisomerase IV subunit A, with protein sequence MEDLKQLMKRHYLKYASYVILERAVPKIEDGLKPVQRRILHALMMMNDGKLHKVANVVGQTMAYHPHGDAPIYEALVNLSNKGYMLDQQGNFGNIYTGDPAAAARYIETRLSQLALHTLFNPDLTATVPSYDGRHQEPVALPAKIPLLLMQGAEGIAVGMSTQILPHNFTELLKAQIDILNNKNVTLVPDFPTGGIMDAGNYNNGKGKVRLRVRLEIKDPKTIVITDICYGTTTESLIRSIDEAAKKGKVKLEAINDYTAEKVEVEIKLPRGHYAEEVLEALYHYTECEVTLHPQMLLIKDNMPCEMDVEEILRYNTEKLEGYLKRELEIERDALIEKIFNRTLEQIFIEERMYKHIEEKTTLESIHEVLRTKLEPFHSQLTRIPEHEDRERLLNIPIRRISRYDSRQNEEDIKSYRKEVSQIEKSLKNVVAFTIHYIEGLIEKYGKLFPRKTEVQALVQIDKRAVETQAVKVYYDAQAGFVGTKVASGHLIECTNFDKLLFIFKDGSYQVMNLPEKNYIHQDGKQPVYVGIADKKTVFNVLYRSTKTRMAFAKRFVVSQYMLDKLYLYLEEDSELLYLGTAPGTVIDVHFVPLVRQKIGMVNFAFDDVLIKGVTAKGIRVANRAVKKIVAPATKEAK encoded by the coding sequence ATGGAAGACCTTAAACAACTCATGAAGCGCCATTACCTTAAGTACGCTTCCTACGTTATTTTAGAAAGGGCCGTACCAAAGATTGAAGACGGCCTCAAGCCGGTGCAAAGGCGGATCCTGCACGCATTGATGATGATGAATGATGGCAAACTCCATAAAGTCGCCAATGTGGTTGGCCAGACAATGGCTTACCATCCCCACGGAGATGCTCCGATCTATGAAGCCTTAGTCAATCTGTCCAACAAAGGTTACATGCTAGACCAGCAAGGGAATTTTGGTAACATTTATACCGGTGATCCTGCTGCAGCTGCCCGCTACATCGAAACACGCCTTTCACAACTCGCCCTCCATACATTATTCAATCCGGACCTTACAGCTACCGTCCCCTCCTATGATGGCAGACACCAGGAACCTGTTGCATTGCCTGCAAAAATTCCTCTCCTATTAATGCAAGGTGCCGAAGGTATCGCTGTCGGTATGTCTACACAGATTCTACCCCACAACTTCACAGAGTTGCTGAAAGCCCAGATAGATATTCTCAATAATAAAAACGTCACATTAGTTCCTGACTTTCCTACCGGCGGGATTATGGACGCGGGTAATTACAATAACGGCAAAGGAAAAGTACGTCTGCGCGTACGCTTAGAGATAAAAGACCCTAAAACAATTGTCATTACCGATATTTGCTACGGAACCACTACGGAATCCCTCATCCGCTCTATCGATGAGGCTGCTAAAAAGGGCAAAGTTAAGCTGGAAGCGATCAATGACTATACAGCAGAAAAGGTAGAGGTCGAGATTAAGCTCCCGAGAGGCCACTATGCTGAAGAAGTCCTTGAAGCTCTATATCACTATACTGAGTGCGAAGTAACCCTCCATCCCCAAATGCTTTTGATCAAGGATAATATGCCTTGTGAAATGGATGTAGAGGAGATACTGCGCTATAACACGGAAAAGCTTGAAGGTTACCTGAAGCGCGAGCTGGAAATAGAAAGAGATGCCCTCATCGAGAAGATCTTCAACCGCACCCTAGAGCAGATATTCATCGAAGAGCGCATGTATAAGCACATTGAAGAAAAGACAACTTTGGAGAGTATCCATGAGGTGTTGCGTACTAAGCTTGAGCCCTTCCATTCCCAATTGACACGCATTCCAGAGCACGAAGATAGAGAGCGTCTGCTGAACATTCCTATCAGGCGCATCTCACGTTATGATAGCCGTCAGAATGAGGAAGATATCAAATCCTATCGCAAAGAAGTCTCTCAAATTGAGAAAAGCCTCAAAAATGTTGTAGCATTCACTATCCATTATATTGAAGGCCTTATCGAGAAGTATGGAAAGCTTTTTCCTCGTAAAACTGAAGTACAAGCTTTAGTACAGATCGATAAACGTGCTGTAGAAACCCAAGCCGTTAAGGTCTACTACGATGCACAAGCAGGATTTGTCGGAACCAAAGTAGCTTCCGGCCATCTCATTGAATGTACCAACTTTGATAAACTCCTGTTTATCTTCAAGGATGGCTCCTATCAAGTGATGAATCTACCCGAAAAAAACTATATCCACCAAGACGGCAAACAACCTGTATATGTCGGTATCGCTGACAAAAAAACGGTTTTCAATGTGCTTTACCGTTCCACTAAGACACGTATGGCGTTTGCAAAACGTTTTGTAGTCTCCCAATACATGTTGGATAAGCTTTATCTCTACCTCGAAGAGGATTCAGAACTCCTCTATTTAGGAACGGCACCCGGAACTGTCATTGATGTGCATTTTGTTCCTCTCGTCAGACAGAAAATCGGGATGGTCAACTTTGCTTTTGACGATGTTCTTATCAAAGGTGTTACAGCAAAAGGAATCCGAGTAGCTAACCGTGCTGTGAAAAAAATCGTTGCTCCTGCAACGAAGGAAGCTAAATGA
- a CDS encoding RluA family pseudouridine synthase encodes MFLDSSIDLFTVSDELHNLRLDKLLVLQYPSLQSRTYFQNLIEKGFVSVNGKPQTKKRILIPSGSEIEVQFENTAPPDLIPENIPLEILFEDDHIVVINKPAGMVVHPAPGNWTGTFVNALLFHCNVQQDDSLRPGIVHRLDKDTSGLLLAAKNLPAQRKLIEAFSSRQIYKEYLAICKGNPGKREINEPIGRHPVQRQRMTVRPEGKHALTLLNTLHSHQGISVVAATLHTGRTHQIRVHFQHIGCPLIGDPLYGANTQAARQMLHAWKLRFNHPITGHPLSFETRPPIDMQNFLSRQLPQYCF; translated from the coding sequence TTGTTCCTCGATTCCTCCATAGATCTATTTACTGTAAGTGACGAATTGCATAATTTACGCTTGGATAAGCTGCTCGTCTTACAATATCCCTCTTTGCAGTCACGCACCTATTTTCAAAATCTCATTGAAAAAGGCTTTGTTTCCGTTAATGGGAAGCCTCAAACTAAAAAAAGGATCTTGATCCCCTCAGGCTCGGAAATCGAGGTCCAATTCGAAAATACTGCTCCTCCCGACCTGATTCCTGAGAACATCCCCCTTGAAATTCTTTTTGAAGATGATCACATCGTAGTTATCAATAAACCCGCCGGCATGGTCGTTCATCCCGCTCCTGGCAATTGGACTGGCACTTTTGTGAACGCTCTCCTGTTTCACTGTAACGTTCAGCAAGATGATTCCCTAAGACCTGGAATCGTACACCGCTTAGATAAAGATACTTCCGGCCTTTTGCTCGCAGCGAAAAATTTACCTGCGCAAAGAAAACTCATCGAAGCTTTTTCCTCACGTCAGATTTATAAAGAATATCTCGCCATTTGCAAAGGCAACCCTGGCAAAAGGGAGATAAATGAACCTATTGGGCGCCATCCCGTGCAAAGGCAACGAATGACTGTCCGACCTGAGGGCAAGCATGCCTTGACTCTCTTAAACACCTTGCATTCGCACCAAGGCATCAGTGTCGTTGCCGCAACGCTTCATACCGGCAGGACCCATCAAATCCGCGTACATTTCCAACATATTGGATGTCCGCTCATAGGCGATCCGCTCTATGGCGCCAATACCCAAGCTGCAAGACAAATGCTGCATGCCTGGAAACTTAGATTTAATCACCCTATCACAGGGCATCCTTTAAGCTTTGAAACACGCCCACCTATCGACATGCAAAATTTCCTATCCCGCCAATTACCCCAATACTGTTTTTAG